The proteins below are encoded in one region of Paenarthrobacter ilicis:
- a CDS encoding phosphatase PAP2 family protein, producing MRGFVGKGPKRVARFDRFLVRAVSRQPQGDQDVFFRRLSAAATKGKLWFGVAGVMSAFPGRPRRAALHGLLALGVASGVTNVIFKRLLPRARPRPEQLPFFRFVDPQPTSSSMPSGHSASAVAFAVGAGIVSPAIGVALAPIAAGVAYSRVHTGAHWPSDVVLGSALG from the coding sequence ATGCGAGGCTTCGTGGGCAAAGGTCCCAAACGTGTTGCGAGATTCGATCGGTTCCTGGTCCGGGCGGTGTCGCGGCAACCCCAAGGGGATCAGGACGTCTTCTTCCGGCGCTTGTCCGCGGCCGCAACCAAGGGAAAACTCTGGTTCGGAGTAGCAGGCGTCATGTCCGCCTTTCCGGGCAGGCCGCGCCGAGCCGCCCTCCACGGATTGCTTGCGTTGGGTGTGGCGTCCGGCGTGACCAACGTGATTTTCAAGAGGCTACTTCCCCGGGCCCGTCCGCGCCCCGAGCAGCTGCCCTTCTTCCGTTTCGTGGATCCGCAACCCACCAGCTCCTCCATGCCGTCGGGGCACTCGGCCTCCGCCGTGGCTTTCGCCGTGGGTGCAGGGATCGTGTCGCCGGCCATTGGCGTGGCCTTGGCTCCGATCGCCGCGGGCGTGGCGTACTCCCGGGTCCACACTGGAGCCCACTGGCCCTCTGACGTGGTGCTCGGGTCCGCGTTGGG
- a CDS encoding phosphatase PAP2 family protein, translated as MIRVMAPKHRPGWQFLAPALVLLAAFVVPAVLLLAGRGAPAFQSVDTAWQSVALGWHTPFWDGVNAVLNLAGYTGALIVHAVLAVALLMRRRPKTAVFVLASGLSVLALTQLAKTVVGRERPQGAHVLTDTGSYPSGHVSATTALLAVVALLMARWWMNLVAVAGVLAMMLSRTYLSAHWLSDVFGGACLAGGVVFLLWWRFRDICIKENALPGQ; from the coding sequence ATGATCCGCGTCATGGCTCCGAAGCACCGGCCCGGTTGGCAGTTCCTGGCCCCGGCCCTCGTTTTGCTGGCTGCTTTTGTGGTGCCTGCGGTCTTGCTGCTGGCAGGCCGGGGCGCGCCTGCTTTCCAAAGCGTGGACACCGCCTGGCAGTCCGTGGCCCTTGGCTGGCATACGCCCTTCTGGGACGGGGTGAACGCGGTACTCAATCTGGCCGGGTATACGGGCGCCCTGATTGTCCATGCCGTACTGGCTGTTGCGCTGCTGATGAGGCGCCGCCCTAAGACCGCCGTGTTCGTCCTTGCCTCAGGGCTCTCTGTCCTGGCCCTGACCCAACTGGCCAAAACCGTAGTGGGTCGGGAAAGGCCACAGGGAGCCCATGTCCTCACGGATACGGGTTCATACCCTTCGGGGCATGTTTCCGCCACCACCGCCCTGCTGGCAGTAGTTGCACTGCTCATGGCACGGTGGTGGATGAACCTTGTGGCGGTCGCAGGCGTTCTTGCCATGATGCTCAGCCGCACATACCTCTCAGCCCATTGGCTGAGCGATGTCTTTGGTGGAGCCTGCCTGGCCGGCGGAGTCGTGTTTCTACTCTGGTGGCGCTTCCGGGACATATGCATCAAGGAGAATGCACTTCCCGGTCAGTGA
- a CDS encoding MFS transporter, with translation MTTNTRSTTNVNAAAVATFLVFGMNGLVFASWAARIPAVTDALSLTSGQMGTLLLCTAVGSLLALPSAGWVVGRIGTANTVRLAGIIAGAAGAGIALSLMAASVPATAVSLFFFGIGIGLWDVAQNIEGADVEHRLNRTIMPQFHAAFSGGAFLGALIGACLSQLGVGLPEHLLVIAAIAVLLALTVPKYFLPHEAVEVNDGGVPDEKGTSAWRDGRTLLIGVVVLGATLTEGAGNDWIAKAAVDGLEASESTGALLFALFVAAMTLMRFLGGKAIDTFGRVAVLRASMAAAAAGLALFVFSGNVIMAGFGAALWGIGAALAFPMGMSAAADDPKHAAARVSVVSTIGYIAFLAGPPLLGYLGDHTGIRMALLAIGAPILLALLLAGVAKPLKKNP, from the coding sequence ATGACCACCAACACCAGAAGCACCACCAACGTCAATGCCGCAGCCGTGGCAACCTTCCTGGTCTTTGGCATGAACGGACTGGTGTTTGCCAGCTGGGCTGCGCGGATCCCGGCCGTGACGGACGCACTCAGCCTCACCTCGGGGCAGATGGGCACGTTGCTGCTCTGCACGGCTGTGGGTTCCCTGCTGGCCCTGCCGTCCGCCGGCTGGGTGGTGGGCAGGATTGGAACCGCCAACACCGTTCGCCTGGCGGGCATCATTGCCGGTGCTGCCGGCGCGGGTATTGCCCTGTCGCTGATGGCCGCGTCCGTTCCGGCCACTGCCGTCTCACTGTTCTTCTTCGGCATCGGCATCGGGCTGTGGGACGTAGCTCAGAACATCGAGGGGGCGGATGTTGAACACCGGCTCAACCGCACCATCATGCCGCAGTTCCACGCCGCCTTCAGCGGTGGTGCCTTCCTTGGTGCGTTGATTGGTGCATGCCTGTCGCAGTTGGGCGTGGGACTGCCGGAACACCTGTTGGTGATTGCCGCGATCGCTGTGCTGCTGGCCCTGACCGTTCCCAAGTACTTCCTTCCGCATGAGGCGGTGGAAGTGAACGACGGCGGGGTCCCGGATGAAAAGGGCACCTCGGCATGGCGGGACGGCAGGACGCTGCTGATCGGCGTCGTAGTCCTGGGTGCAACGCTCACCGAGGGCGCCGGCAACGACTGGATCGCGAAGGCGGCCGTGGACGGCCTGGAGGCTTCGGAATCCACCGGTGCGCTGCTGTTTGCTTTGTTCGTGGCAGCAATGACCCTGATGCGGTTCCTGGGCGGCAAGGCAATCGACACCTTCGGCAGGGTTGCGGTGCTGCGGGCCAGCATGGCCGCTGCCGCAGCAGGCTTGGCGCTGTTCGTCTTCTCCGGGAACGTCATCATGGCGGGTTTTGGCGCGGCGTTGTGGGGCATCGGCGCGGCGCTTGCTTTCCCCATGGGCATGTCCGCCGCGGCGGATGATCCCAAGCACGCCGCAGCCCGGGTTTCGGTGGTATCCACCATTGGCTACATTGCGTTCCTTGCCGGGCCGCCGTTGCTGGGCTACCTTGGCGACCACACAGGAATCCGCATGGCCTTGCTGGCCATTGGGGCGCCCATCCTGCTGGCCCTCTTGCTGGCCGGCGTGGCCAAGCCGCTGAAGAAGAATCCCTGA
- a CDS encoding DeoR/GlpR family DNA-binding transcription regulator, whose product MGTADRHRLIGELLRAREHVTVEELVSSTGSSGATIRRDLEILAAHGVLQRVHGGARSLVARGDNPGYGQRVLEDHETKLRLAAAVDALIRDRDHVWLDAGSTATEVARRLGKRQLTVMPMSLHSVDGLLEDPSGREPDIILPGGSLILGERAFRGPMAEANIRSLRFDTAVVTPCALNLKDGLLAHDIDDAAVKRAGIESAARVIVAAAAGKWTAGAVALVAAMDAVDVIVTDLEPTPEDRELLNKLSVEVVIA is encoded by the coding sequence ATGGGAACAGCTGACCGCCACCGGCTCATCGGCGAGCTTTTGCGCGCGCGCGAACACGTCACTGTGGAGGAGCTGGTGTCCTCCACAGGATCATCCGGGGCAACCATCCGCCGCGACTTGGAGATATTGGCTGCGCATGGTGTCCTCCAACGCGTCCACGGAGGTGCGCGGAGCCTGGTGGCCCGGGGCGACAACCCCGGCTACGGGCAGCGGGTCCTTGAAGACCACGAAACCAAACTGCGCCTTGCCGCTGCGGTGGATGCCCTGATCCGGGACCGCGACCATGTATGGCTGGACGCCGGATCCACGGCAACCGAGGTGGCCCGCCGTCTCGGCAAGCGCCAACTGACGGTGATGCCCATGTCCTTGCACAGCGTTGACGGACTCTTGGAGGATCCCTCCGGTCGGGAACCCGACATCATCCTTCCCGGAGGCAGCCTGATCCTGGGGGAACGTGCCTTCAGGGGACCCATGGCGGAAGCCAACATTCGTTCGCTGAGGTTCGACACCGCCGTCGTGACTCCCTGCGCACTGAACCTCAAAGACGGGCTCCTGGCTCACGACATTGACGACGCCGCGGTGAAACGGGCCGGCATTGAATCGGCCGCGCGGGTGATAGTTGCCGCCGCGGCGGGCAAATGGACCGCCGGCGCCGTGGCATTGGTGGCGGCGATGGACGCTGTGGACGTCATTGTGACGGACCTGGAACCCACCCCTGAAGATCGTGAACTGCTCAACAAACTCTCCGTGGAAGTTGTGATTGCATGA
- a CDS encoding ABC-F family ATP-binding cassette domain-containing protein, whose translation MAHIDVSGIDYFLSDGTQLLNGVTFKVPDGTKTALIGPNGTGKTTLFKIIAGDLTPDEGVVGRSGNMGIMRQFVGQVRDESTVRDLLVSTAQAGLAAAAKAVEDAELAMMEHDDEPTQMKYAQAIVDWGDAGGYDLETVWDEVCMAALGISFDKAQFRRASTLSGGEQKRLVLEALFAGPDELLLLDEPDNYLDVPGKRWLEGKLEESKKTVLFISHDRELLNNAAGRIVTLEPGINGAGAWIHGGGFGSYVEARADRNARFEELRKRWDEEHIKLKELVNMYKNKAAFRSDMANRYQAAQTRLAKFLEIGPPEALPIEQNVKMRLKGGRTAKRAVVAEKLELTGLMKPFSTEIWFGDRVGVLGSNGSGKSHFLRLLATGGTDPEREHLPVSDVVIAEVPHEGMVKLGARIRPGFFAQTHVRPDLLGRTLLEILHRGDEHRSGLAREGAAGALDSYGLAGQSEQKYESLSGGQQARFQILLLQLSGATLLLLDEPTDNLDLHSGEALERAIDAFEGTVLAVTHDRWFAKSFDRFLIFGSDGKVYESKEPVWDEKRVERAR comes from the coding sequence GTGGCCCATATTGACGTTTCCGGCATTGACTACTTCCTCTCCGACGGCACACAGCTGCTGAACGGGGTGACCTTCAAGGTCCCCGACGGCACCAAAACCGCTCTTATCGGACCCAACGGAACCGGCAAGACAACGCTGTTCAAGATCATCGCGGGTGACCTCACCCCGGACGAAGGCGTGGTGGGCCGCTCCGGCAACATGGGCATCATGCGTCAGTTCGTGGGCCAGGTACGCGACGAATCGACGGTCCGCGATCTGCTGGTTTCCACCGCGCAGGCAGGCCTCGCTGCTGCTGCCAAGGCTGTTGAAGACGCCGAGCTGGCCATGATGGAACACGACGACGAGCCCACGCAGATGAAGTACGCCCAAGCGATCGTGGACTGGGGAGACGCCGGCGGTTACGACCTGGAGACCGTGTGGGACGAAGTCTGCATGGCCGCCCTGGGTATCTCGTTCGACAAAGCCCAGTTCCGCCGCGCCTCAACACTGTCCGGTGGAGAGCAGAAGCGGCTGGTCCTTGAAGCCTTGTTTGCGGGGCCGGACGAGTTGTTGCTGTTGGACGAACCGGACAACTACCTGGACGTGCCGGGAAAGCGGTGGCTTGAGGGCAAGCTGGAAGAGTCCAAAAAGACAGTGCTGTTCATCAGCCACGACCGCGAGCTGCTGAACAACGCCGCCGGCCGGATCGTGACCCTGGAACCCGGGATCAACGGTGCAGGCGCATGGATTCACGGTGGTGGATTCGGGTCCTACGTAGAAGCCCGCGCCGACCGCAACGCGCGCTTTGAGGAACTCCGCAAGCGCTGGGACGAGGAGCACATCAAGCTCAAGGAACTCGTCAACATGTACAAGAACAAGGCTGCGTTCCGCTCCGATATGGCCAACAGGTACCAGGCGGCCCAAACACGCCTGGCCAAGTTCCTGGAGATCGGGCCACCCGAAGCCCTGCCCATCGAGCAAAACGTCAAGATGAGGCTGAAGGGGGGCCGGACCGCCAAACGGGCCGTTGTGGCCGAGAAATTGGAACTGACCGGGCTGATGAAGCCGTTCTCCACGGAGATCTGGTTTGGTGACCGTGTGGGTGTCCTGGGTTCCAATGGGTCCGGCAAGAGCCACTTCCTCCGTCTCCTTGCGACGGGAGGGACCGATCCCGAGCGTGAGCACCTGCCGGTGTCCGACGTCGTCATTGCTGAAGTCCCGCACGAAGGCATGGTGAAACTGGGCGCCCGCATCAGGCCGGGTTTCTTCGCGCAGACCCATGTGCGGCCCGACCTTCTGGGCCGGACCCTGCTGGAGATCCTGCACCGGGGCGACGAGCACCGCTCCGGCCTGGCCCGCGAAGGAGCAGCGGGTGCTTTGGACTCCTACGGCCTGGCAGGGCAGTCGGAGCAGAAGTACGAGTCGCTTTCCGGCGGACAACAGGCACGTTTCCAGATCCTGCTCCTCCAACTCTCCGGCGCGACGCTGCTGCTGTTGGATGAGCCCACGGACAACCTGGACCTGCACTCGGGCGAAGCCTTGGAACGGGCCATTGACGCTTTTGAGGGCACTGTCCTGGCCGTGACGCACGACCGTTGGTTCGCCAAGTCCTTTGACCGTTTCCTGATCTTCGGTTCGGACGGCAAAGTGTACGAATCAAAGGAACCGGTGTGGGACGAAAAGCGGGTTGAGCGCGCCCGCTAA
- a CDS encoding penicillin-binding transpeptidase domain-containing protein — protein sequence MGKFTPHHFVLGLAAVVMAGSLTACDDGRSGAESAAKQLASSLSTLDVGSLAVAGKDAAAANEELKAVFEGLDAKPSVQSGDVKLDGDTATFPLNYSWNIGSAKWEYAADATLKKDGDKWAVQWSPALLAPQLADGEKLTAKTIPAQRGQILGAGDAPIVQDRPVFKVGIDKTKVPAEQADASARAMAALLGLDAEEYAKQVAASGAQAFVEGLVLRAYTADITEAKIQAIPGGSSILDSMALAPTRTFARPVLGSVGQASAEQIEKSNGALRAGDTTGTGGLQQKYDSLLRGKDGVEVVASSAAKDPGETQGTRELFSSPPAPGTTLKTTLDLKLQQLAEETLAQVGPASAIVAVKPSTGAVLAAASGPGSNGYNTAMLGQYAPGSTFKMVDSLAMFRNGATPDSKVECTPTLTVDGRTFKNAEGYPAGSLGSVALRDAFAHSCNTAFINARDTVSQSQLESAAQALGVAVEAPKLGADAFLGSVPGAAEGTEHAASMIGQGKVLFSPLSAAVMAASVANGAPVSPQLVLNADAAQNPGASATPTESGTATPSSDTATASALPASPASTQPITKEEAASLADMMRAVVTSGHAGFLAQVPGAPVGAKTGTAEFGNDDPPKTHAWIVATHGDLAVAVFVEDGGLGATTSGPLLKSFLTAAG from the coding sequence ATGGGGAAATTTACACCGCACCACTTTGTCCTTGGTCTCGCGGCGGTTGTCATGGCCGGATCGCTGACCGCCTGCGATGACGGCCGCTCGGGAGCGGAAAGCGCTGCAAAGCAGCTGGCTTCCTCACTGTCAACGCTCGACGTCGGGTCCCTCGCCGTTGCGGGCAAAGACGCTGCCGCGGCCAACGAGGAATTGAAGGCGGTGTTCGAGGGCCTGGATGCCAAGCCGTCCGTGCAGTCCGGAGACGTGAAGTTGGACGGAGACACCGCCACCTTCCCCTTGAACTACAGCTGGAACATCGGGTCCGCGAAATGGGAGTACGCCGCGGACGCCACGCTCAAAAAAGATGGCGACAAATGGGCCGTTCAGTGGAGCCCTGCCCTGCTGGCACCCCAGCTGGCTGACGGGGAAAAGCTCACCGCCAAAACCATTCCGGCCCAGCGCGGGCAAATCCTCGGCGCAGGGGACGCTCCCATTGTCCAGGACCGGCCGGTGTTCAAGGTGGGTATCGACAAGACCAAGGTTCCCGCTGAGCAGGCCGACGCTTCCGCGCGGGCCATGGCCGCCTTGTTGGGCCTTGACGCCGAGGAGTACGCCAAGCAGGTAGCCGCCTCCGGGGCCCAGGCATTCGTTGAAGGACTTGTCCTCCGTGCCTACACCGCGGACATTACCGAGGCCAAAATCCAAGCTATCCCCGGTGGATCCAGCATCCTCGATTCCATGGCACTGGCTCCCACCAGGACCTTTGCCCGCCCAGTCCTGGGCAGCGTGGGCCAGGCTAGCGCTGAGCAGATCGAGAAGTCCAATGGGGCACTCCGCGCTGGTGACACCACCGGCACAGGCGGCCTTCAGCAAAAGTACGATTCCCTGCTGCGCGGCAAAGATGGCGTGGAGGTGGTTGCCAGTTCCGCTGCCAAGGATCCAGGTGAAACCCAGGGCACCAGGGAACTCTTTTCTTCCCCGCCCGCTCCCGGCACCACCCTCAAAACCACGTTGGACCTGAAACTCCAGCAGTTGGCGGAAGAAACGTTGGCCCAGGTAGGTCCGGCCTCGGCAATTGTTGCCGTGAAACCCTCAACCGGTGCCGTGCTTGCCGCTGCGTCCGGGCCGGGGAGCAACGGCTACAACACGGCCATGTTGGGGCAGTACGCGCCGGGCTCCACGTTCAAGATGGTTGATTCCCTGGCGATGTTCCGGAATGGCGCCACTCCGGATTCCAAGGTGGAGTGCACTCCCACCCTCACCGTGGATGGCCGCACTTTCAAGAATGCGGAAGGGTACCCGGCAGGATCGCTGGGATCAGTGGCGCTCAGGGATGCCTTTGCGCACTCCTGCAATACTGCGTTCATCAATGCCCGCGATACCGTCAGCCAGAGCCAGCTCGAATCAGCGGCACAGGCCTTGGGAGTTGCTGTTGAAGCTCCCAAGCTGGGCGCCGACGCGTTCCTGGGTTCCGTTCCCGGGGCAGCCGAGGGCACCGAGCACGCCGCATCCATGATCGGTCAGGGCAAAGTGTTGTTCTCGCCGCTGTCAGCCGCTGTGATGGCGGCTTCTGTTGCCAACGGTGCGCCGGTATCACCCCAGCTGGTCCTCAACGCCGATGCCGCGCAGAACCCCGGCGCCAGTGCCACTCCCACCGAAAGCGGCACCGCCACGCCGTCGTCCGATACCGCTACCGCAAGTGCGCTCCCGGCGTCCCCCGCCTCCACCCAGCCCATCACCAAGGAAGAAGCGGCCTCGCTGGCGGACATGATGCGCGCCGTGGTGACCTCCGGCCACGCGGGCTTCCTTGCGCAGGTTCCGGGCGCCCCTGTGGGTGCCAAAACGGGGACAGCAGAATTCGGCAATGACGATCCCCCCAAGACCCACGCCTGGATTGTGGCGACGCACGGTGATTTGGCCGTTGCCGTCTTTGTGGAGGACGGCGGGCTTGGCGCCACAACCAGCGGACCGCTCCTGAAGTCCTTCCTGACGGCGGCCGGCTAA
- a CDS encoding response regulator translates to MSSIRILLVDDHPVVRAGLRAMLAEFPEVSVVAEAADGDAALAELRRLHALGEPVDLVLMDLQMGAGMDGVTATAKIKTGEAGSPAPPVLILTTYDTDADILAAVEAGASGYMLKDAPPEQIRQAVFDAAAGQTALAPGVAARLMGRIRNPAPALSAREVQLLELLATGMSNRAMAKELFISEATVKTHLVHIYSKLGVDNRTAAIAVATQRRIIRAP, encoded by the coding sequence ATGAGCAGTATCCGGATCCTCCTGGTGGACGATCACCCCGTGGTGCGTGCCGGGCTCCGGGCCATGCTGGCCGAATTCCCGGAGGTTTCAGTGGTGGCCGAGGCCGCGGACGGAGATGCTGCGCTGGCTGAACTGCGGAGGCTGCATGCCTTGGGCGAGCCGGTTGACCTGGTGCTCATGGACCTTCAGATGGGCGCCGGCATGGACGGGGTCACTGCCACGGCGAAGATCAAAACAGGTGAGGCCGGCAGTCCCGCGCCACCTGTGCTGATCCTGACAACCTACGACACCGATGCGGACATCCTGGCGGCCGTGGAGGCCGGCGCCAGCGGGTACATGCTCAAGGACGCTCCGCCGGAGCAGATCCGGCAGGCCGTCTTCGACGCCGCGGCTGGGCAGACCGCCCTTGCTCCCGGGGTTGCGGCCAGGCTCATGGGCAGAATCCGCAACCCGGCACCGGCCCTCAGTGCCAGGGAGGTTCAGCTGCTGGAGCTGCTGGCCACGGGCATGAGCAACAGGGCCATGGCCAAGGAGCTGTTCATCTCGGAGGCCACAGTGAAGACACACCTGGTGCATATCTACTCCAAGCTTGGCGTGGACAACCGGACAGCGGCCATTGCGGTGGCAACGCAGCGGAGGATCATCCGCGCTCCCTGA